In one window of Erinaceus europaeus chromosome 17, mEriEur2.1, whole genome shotgun sequence DNA:
- the UEVLD gene encoding ubiquitin-conjugating enzyme E2 variant 3 isoform X2 has product MIFPHFKYSMDTYVFKDSSQKDLLNFTGTIPVMYHGTTYNIPIHLWILDSHPFAPPICFLKPTANMGISVGKHVDAQGRIYLPYLQNWSHPKSVIVGLIKEMIAKFQEELPLYSLSPSDEARQVDLLAYIAKITEGVSDINSKNWADQENKSVSKITVVGGGELGVACTLAISAKGIVDRLVLLDLSDGTKGGTMDLDIFNLPNVEISKVEIMTYVTWKLSAFPPSRVIGIGCNLDSQRLQYIITNVLKARISGKEVWVIGEQGEDKVSIWGSQEGLSHNSDVQLSNRAMELLRVKSQRSWSVGLSVADLVDSIVNDKKKVHSVSVLAKGYYDVNSDVFLSLPCILGSSGVCEIIKTTVKEDTVSEKLQSSASSIYGLQQQLKL; this is encoded by the exons ATGATTTTCCCACATTTCAAATATTCCATGGATACCTATG TTTTTAAAGATAGTTCACAGAAAGATCTGTTGAATTTCACTGGCACTATTCCCGTGATGTACCATG GTACTACATATAATATACCAATTCACTTGTGGATTTTGGATTCTCACCCTTTTGCTCCCCCCATTTGCTTCTTAAAGCCAACTGCAAATATGGGAATCTCAGTTGGAAAACACGTGGACGCTCAAGGCAGAATATACCTGCCTTATCTCCAGAACTGGAGCCAT CCTAAATCTGTCATTGTTGGACTAATTAAAGAAATGATTGCCAAGTTTCAAGAGGAGCTTCCCCTGTACTCTCTGTCACCATCTGATGAAGCGCGGCAGGTCGACTTGCTAGCCTATATTGCAAAAATCACAGAAG GTGTCTCAGACATTAATTCAAAGAACTGGGCAGATCAGGAGAATAAATCAGTCAGTAAAATTACTGTggttggaggtggggagctgggagttgcCTGCACGTTAGCAATTTCAGCAAAG GGCATTGTAGACAGACTGGTCCTCTTAGACCTCTCAGATGGGACTAAAGGAGGGACGATGGATCTTGACATCTTCAACCTGCCGAATGTGGAGATAAGCAAAG TGGAAATCATGACGTATGTGACATGGAAACTGAGTGCATTTCCTCCAAGTCGAGTGATTGGAATTGGATGCAATCTGGATTCACAGAGGTTGCAATATATTATCACAAATGTTTTGAAGGCACGGATTTCAGGAAAAGAAGTGTGGGTTATTGGGGAACAAGGTGAAGATAAAG tgtcCATATGGGGTAGCCAAGAAGGATTGAGTCATAACTCTGATGTTCAGCTGTCTAACAG AGCCATGGAGTTGTTACGAGTAAAAAGTCAAAGATCCTGGTCTGTTGGGCTATCAGTAGCTGACCTGGTAGACAGTATTGTGAATGATAAAAAGAAAGTACATTCTGTATCAGTTTTAGCAAAG GGATATTATGATGTAAATAGCGACGTTTTTTTAAGTTTGCCTTGCATCCTTGGAAGCAGTGGGGTATGTGAAATCATCAAAACCACGGTGAAAGAAGATACAGTGTCTGAGAAACTCCAAAGCAGTGCATCATCAATCTATGGTCTCCAGCAGCAGTTAAAACTTTga
- the UEVLD gene encoding ubiquitin-conjugating enzyme E2 variant 3 isoform X1: MIFPHFKYSMDTYVFKDSSQKDLLNFTGTIPVMYHGTTYNIPIHLWILDSHPFAPPICFLKPTANMGISVGKHVDAQGRIYLPYLQNWSHPKSVIVGLIKEMIAKFQEELPLYSLSPSDEARQVDLLAYIAKITEGVSDINSKNWADQENKSVSKITVVGGGELGVACTLAISAKGIVDRLVLLDLSDGTKGGTMDLDIFNLPNVEISKDLFASAQSKVVIITVNSLGSSQSYLDVVQSNVDMFRTLIPALGHYSQHSVLLVASQPVEIMTYVTWKLSAFPPSRVIGIGCNLDSQRLQYIITNVLKARISGKEVWVIGEQGEDKVSIWGSQEGLSHNSDVQLSNRAMELLRVKSQRSWSVGLSVADLVDSIVNDKKKVHSVSVLAKGYYDVNSDVFLSLPCILGSSGVCEIIKTTVKEDTVSEKLQSSASSIYGLQQQLKL, encoded by the exons ATGATTTTCCCACATTTCAAATATTCCATGGATACCTATG TTTTTAAAGATAGTTCACAGAAAGATCTGTTGAATTTCACTGGCACTATTCCCGTGATGTACCATG GTACTACATATAATATACCAATTCACTTGTGGATTTTGGATTCTCACCCTTTTGCTCCCCCCATTTGCTTCTTAAAGCCAACTGCAAATATGGGAATCTCAGTTGGAAAACACGTGGACGCTCAAGGCAGAATATACCTGCCTTATCTCCAGAACTGGAGCCAT CCTAAATCTGTCATTGTTGGACTAATTAAAGAAATGATTGCCAAGTTTCAAGAGGAGCTTCCCCTGTACTCTCTGTCACCATCTGATGAAGCGCGGCAGGTCGACTTGCTAGCCTATATTGCAAAAATCACAGAAG GTGTCTCAGACATTAATTCAAAGAACTGGGCAGATCAGGAGAATAAATCAGTCAGTAAAATTACTGTggttggaggtggggagctgggagttgcCTGCACGTTAGCAATTTCAGCAAAG GGCATTGTAGACAGACTGGTCCTCTTAGACCTCTCAGATGGGACTAAAGGAGGGACGATGGATCTTGACATCTTCAACCTGCCGAATGTGGAGATAAGCAAAG ATTTATTTGCCTCTGCTCAGTCCAAAGTGGTGATCATCACAGTCAACTCCTTGGGTAGTTCTCAGTCCTATCTTGATGTTGTGCAGAGCAATGTGGATATGTTCAGAACCCTCATCCCAGCTCTGGGACACTATAGTCAACATAGTGTCCTGCTTGTTGCATCACAACCAG TGGAAATCATGACGTATGTGACATGGAAACTGAGTGCATTTCCTCCAAGTCGAGTGATTGGAATTGGATGCAATCTGGATTCACAGAGGTTGCAATATATTATCACAAATGTTTTGAAGGCACGGATTTCAGGAAAAGAAGTGTGGGTTATTGGGGAACAAGGTGAAGATAAAG tgtcCATATGGGGTAGCCAAGAAGGATTGAGTCATAACTCTGATGTTCAGCTGTCTAACAG AGCCATGGAGTTGTTACGAGTAAAAAGTCAAAGATCCTGGTCTGTTGGGCTATCAGTAGCTGACCTGGTAGACAGTATTGTGAATGATAAAAAGAAAGTACATTCTGTATCAGTTTTAGCAAAG GGATATTATGATGTAAATAGCGACGTTTTTTTAAGTTTGCCTTGCATCCTTGGAAGCAGTGGGGTATGTGAAATCATCAAAACCACGGTGAAAGAAGATACAGTGTCTGAGAAACTCCAAAGCAGTGCATCATCAATCTATGGTCTCCAGCAGCAGTTAAAACTTTga
- the UEVLD gene encoding ubiquitin-conjugating enzyme E2 variant 3 isoform X3, giving the protein MIFPHFKYSMDTYVFKDSSQKDLLNFTGTIPVMYHGTTYNIPIHLWILDSHPFAPPICFLKPTANMGISVGKHVDAQGRIYLPYLQNWSHGIVDRLVLLDLSDGTKGGTMDLDIFNLPNVEISKDLFASAQSKVVIITVNSLGSSQSYLDVVQSNVDMFRTLIPALGHYSQHSVLLVASQPVEIMTYVTWKLSAFPPSRVIGIGCNLDSQRLQYIITNVLKARISGKEVWVIGEQGEDKVSIWGSQEGLSHNSDVQLSNRAMELLRVKSQRSWSVGLSVADLVDSIVNDKKKVHSVSVLAKGYYDVNSDVFLSLPCILGSSGVCEIIKTTVKEDTVSEKLQSSASSIYGLQQQLKL; this is encoded by the exons ATGATTTTCCCACATTTCAAATATTCCATGGATACCTATG TTTTTAAAGATAGTTCACAGAAAGATCTGTTGAATTTCACTGGCACTATTCCCGTGATGTACCATG GTACTACATATAATATACCAATTCACTTGTGGATTTTGGATTCTCACCCTTTTGCTCCCCCCATTTGCTTCTTAAAGCCAACTGCAAATATGGGAATCTCAGTTGGAAAACACGTGGACGCTCAAGGCAGAATATACCTGCCTTATCTCCAGAACTGGAGCCAT GGCATTGTAGACAGACTGGTCCTCTTAGACCTCTCAGATGGGACTAAAGGAGGGACGATGGATCTTGACATCTTCAACCTGCCGAATGTGGAGATAAGCAAAG ATTTATTTGCCTCTGCTCAGTCCAAAGTGGTGATCATCACAGTCAACTCCTTGGGTAGTTCTCAGTCCTATCTTGATGTTGTGCAGAGCAATGTGGATATGTTCAGAACCCTCATCCCAGCTCTGGGACACTATAGTCAACATAGTGTCCTGCTTGTTGCATCACAACCAG TGGAAATCATGACGTATGTGACATGGAAACTGAGTGCATTTCCTCCAAGTCGAGTGATTGGAATTGGATGCAATCTGGATTCACAGAGGTTGCAATATATTATCACAAATGTTTTGAAGGCACGGATTTCAGGAAAAGAAGTGTGGGTTATTGGGGAACAAGGTGAAGATAAAG tgtcCATATGGGGTAGCCAAGAAGGATTGAGTCATAACTCTGATGTTCAGCTGTCTAACAG AGCCATGGAGTTGTTACGAGTAAAAAGTCAAAGATCCTGGTCTGTTGGGCTATCAGTAGCTGACCTGGTAGACAGTATTGTGAATGATAAAAAGAAAGTACATTCTGTATCAGTTTTAGCAAAG GGATATTATGATGTAAATAGCGACGTTTTTTTAAGTTTGCCTTGCATCCTTGGAAGCAGTGGGGTATGTGAAATCATCAAAACCACGGTGAAAGAAGATACAGTGTCTGAGAAACTCCAAAGCAGTGCATCATCAATCTATGGTCTCCAGCAGCAGTTAAAACTTTga